A region from the Onthophagus taurus isolate NC chromosome 8, IU_Otau_3.0, whole genome shotgun sequence genome encodes:
- the LOC111422349 gene encoding uncharacterized protein, with protein sequence MENSSLEEMHSVDKAMVPYYGRHSCKQYIRGKPMRYGHKLWIGSTRLGYLNWFEPYQGASTNISENFSELGVGAGVVLEYVQALRLIEETDFDDQDKIRNDVDTAYFTIKALFHKMQQPDASDSVPAPSTPKLNKIVIPTFDGNYKNWPTFFDLFRTLIHENDSLSPVAKYQYLLTSLKGEAFNLLKGLPVTNENYSIAYTTLKGRYQNKRHLATLYFNEIINLKPVHDESSKSFRHFIDTFKENVEGFRSLKFPVQHWDFLLFNLLLLKINTATKTKFESEHASVEIPTYTQLIDFLEKQAKALNSVSLTSNEKTHLNQSKSSQNIRNKPSINLKVEEATKIKCVLCSQSHPLYRCSTFHAKSAADRLSFARDNNLCRNCLNNSHQTNSCSSTHRCRVCHQKHHSSLHFDNFKSSLVHVGTTACDVSQTSDPTNQQIILPIAFLQIKDRFGTLHLVRALIDSGSMSNFITAKLAKKLRLPRTRNTSLEIRGLNSMTSVCNKGKVKCYVQPCHTSQPSFDFDAIITPNICSDQPTYQDIQMAYEHLKNLNFQKEFKSNLKEVDLLLGAELVPQILTSGRIRGGPNDPVAVESVFGWLLMGRSSLSSSTPTSTCLSTIASSCSLDHTIQKFWEIESIPVKSVFTPEEEACEKHFRDNYTRTTGGRFIVSLPFKSNKPTLGESYQTALKRFKSLENRLLKNPSLHDDYINTVSSPLSSATYYVPHHCVMRAESASTKLRVVFDASAISSNGKSLNDNLLIGPKLQQDIVKVLLNFRCYKFAFTCDIKQMYRQILISPQDRNYQRILWRFSPQEPLQEFILNTVTYGVSSAPFLALRTLLELANLYINEYPLAANILKNNIYVDDIVTGTNSIKEGLTLQKELITLLKKGGFELRKWASNCNEILRSVSESDIQTPISMDYDEISCVKVLGLQWDPNSDMFHYSYSPRPSLFTKRSILSDISRIYDPLGFLTPCTFKAKCFIQQLWQLNLEWDEIPPYHIAQNWQDFRVKLKLLPNLRVPRLIIPDDSNSIQLHLFCDASQSGYCAVAYFRCVTPQSVTTSFICGKSRVAPLKTLSVPRLELCAAVLLADLLKIIQENLSPEIKITSVTAWSDSQVVLNWVTSLPHKWKVFVSNRVSHIQEILPPTSWKYVPSSDNPADCGSRGLFPDQLSSFNLWWNGPTWLISDSYSWPSQIMCNLNDQELINEQKPIVVNLIENSTNFIDNILTNISSLSKIKRIVAYVLRFILRTRKQKSLFSVSLSQFELQKALHVLVKHVQREHFSEIFTAILKSKKLPKPIRKLVPFLDRDGLLRVGGRLKHSEVSYEQKHPLLLPRDSRLSELVIEDTHREFLHPGHRTLHALLAQQFWILSPRRAISGCMKCVRADPKTQIPLMANLPSYRFSELKAFYVSGVDFAGPIFTTMHRSRGVRSVKSYI encoded by the exons atggAGAATTCCTCGCTTGAAGAAATGCACTCAGTTGATAAAGCTATGGTTCCGTATTATGGACGTCATAGCTGTAAGCAGTATATTCGAGGAAAACCCATGCGCTATGGACATAAGTTATGGATAGGAAGTACCAGGTTAGGTTACTTGAATTGGTTCGAACCTTATCAAGGAGCCTCTacaaatataagtgaaaacttTTCTGAATTGGGAGTTGGTGCTGGAGTAGTCTTAGAATATGTGCAAGCTTTAC GACTTATTGAAGAAACGGACTTTGATGATCAAGATAAAATTCGCAACGATGTTGATACGGCCTATTTTACTATAAAAGCTCTCTTTCACAAAATGCAACAACCCGATGCTTCCGATTCTGTTCCAGCTCCGTCTACgcctaaattaaataaaattgtcatTCCGACTTTCGatggaaattataaaaactggccgacattttttgatttatttagaacGTTAATTCATGAAAACGATTCCTTGTCACCAGTGGCAAAGTATCAATATTTGCTTACTTCCTTGAAAGGAGAAgcgtttaatttgttaaaggGCCTTCCCGTCACAAATGAAAACTATTCCATTGCCTATACCACCTTAAAAGGAAGATATCAGAACAAGCGTCATTTGGCTACGCTTTATTTTAACgagattataaatttaaaacctgTTCATGATGAATCGTCCAAGTCTTTCCGACATTTTATTGATACCTTCAAAGAGAATGTTGAAGGGTTTCGATCGCTTAAGTTTCCCGTTCAACATTGGGATTTTCTCTTATTCAATCTTCTTCTTCTGAAGATCAACACCGCAACAAAGACGAAATTTGAATCCGAACACGCGTCAGTTGAAATTCCAACGTACACTCAATTAATTGATTTCCTGGAAAAGCAGGCAAAAGCTTTGAATTCAGTTTCACTCACGTCAAATGAAAAAACTCACCTGAATCAATCAAAATCGTCTCAAAATATTCGTAACAAGCCATCCATCAATCTGAAGGTTGAAGAGgccacaaaaattaaatgtgtgTTGTGTTCCCAATCACATCCATTATATCGATGTTCAACATTTCACGCAAAATCTGCAGCCGATAGATTATCATTTGCCAGAGACAACAACTTATGTCGCAATTGCCTTAATAACTCGCATCAAACAAATAGCTGTTCATCTACTCATCGTTGTAGAGTTTGCCATCAAAAACACCACAGCTCTTTACActtcgataattttaaatcgtcaTTGGTTCACGTTGGAACTACAGCCTGTGATGTCAGTCAAACCTCCGACCCTACAAATCAACAGATTATTTTACCGATCGCCTTTTTGCAAATCAAAGATCGATTTGGTACATTACATCTCGTTCGAGCCTTAATAGACTCAGGAAGTATGTCCAACTTCATTACAGCAAAACTTGCTAAAAAACTTCGTTTGCCTCGGACTCGAAATACTTCATTGGAAATCAGAGGCCTTAATTCTATGACTTCTGTATGCAACAAaggaaaagttaaatgttatGTTCAACCATGCCACACGTCACAACCgtcttttgattttgatgcCATAATTACACCCAACATATGCTCTGATCAACCCACTTATCAAGACATTCAAATGGCTTATGAACatctaaaaaacttaaattttcaaaaggaaTTTAAATCGAATCTTAAAGAAGTTGATTTACTTCTGGGTGCGGAATTAGTACCTCAAATCCTTACTAGTGGTCGTATACGAGGAGGTCCCAACGATCCAGTCGCAGTTGAATCCGTTTTCGGTTGGTTGCTTATGGGACGTTCTTCATTATCTTCATCGACACCAACATCAACTTGTTTGTCAACGATAGCTTCTTCATGTTCACTTGATCATACGATACAAAAGTTTTGGGAAATTGAGTCGATTCCCGTGAAATCTGTATTCACTCCGGAAGAAGAAGCCTGTGAAAAACATTTCCGAGATAATTATACACGTACGACTGGTGGTAGATTCATCGTTTCCTTACCCTTCAAGTCCAATAAACCTACACTGGGAGAATCCTATCAAACTGCACTCAAAAGATTTAAATCCTTAGAAAACCGTTTGCTCAAAAATCCTTCTTTACATGACGATTACATAAATACCGTCAGCTCACCTCTTTCCTCAGCCACATACTACGTTCCTCATCATTGTGTAATGCGCGCAGAAAGCGCATCCACCAAGCTTCGTGTCGTCTTCGACGCCTCGGCGATATCTTCGAATGGGAAATCGTTAAACGATAACTTACTGATTGGTCCCAAGTTACAACAGGACATCGTCAAGGTTTTGCttaattttcgatgttacaaatTTGCCTTCACGTGCGACATAAAGCAGATGTACCGCCAAATTTTGATTTCCCCTCAAGATAGGAATTATCAACGAATCCTTTGGCGATTCTCTCCTCAAGAGCCATTACAAGAATTCATTCTTAATACAGTTACGTATGGCGTATCATCGGCTCCGTTCTTAGCCCTGCGCACTCTGTTGGAACTGGCTAATCTATATATTAATGAATATCCTTTAGCtgcaaatatcttaaaaaataatatctacgTTGATGATATCGTCACTGGGACAAATTCCATCAAAGAAGGTCTTACCTTACAAAAGGAGTTAATCacacttttaaaaaaaggagGTTTTGAGCTGAGGAAGTGGGCCAGTAACTGCAACGAAATCTTACGATCGGTCTCGGAAAGCGATATACAGACTCCAATATCAATGGACTACGATGAAATATCCTGCGTCAAGGTTCTGGGACTACAATGGGACCCCAATAGCGATATGTTTCACTATTCCTATTCTCCTCGTCCCTCACTTTTCACAAAACGATCTATTTTGTCTGACATTTCTCGCATCTATGACCCTTTGGGCTTTTTAACCCCCTGTACCTTTAAagcaaaatgttttattcagCAACTTTGGCAACTGAATCTTGAGTGGGATGAAATTCCTCCATATCACATTGCTCAAAATTGGCAAGATTTtagagttaaattaaaattattacctaACTTACGTGTACCACGATTAATAATTCCCGATGACTCAAACTCAATCCAACTTCATTTGTTTTGCGACGCTTCGCAGAGTGGCTACTGTGCGGTAGCATATTTTCGATGTGTTACACCTCAATCTGTGACGACTTCTTTTATCTGCGGTAAATCCCGCGTAGCTCCTCTTAAAACTCTCTCAGTCCCTCGACTTGAGCTTTGTGCAGCGGTATTGCTCGccgatcttttaaaaattattcaggAAAATCTATCtcctgaaattaaaataacctcTGTTACCGCCTGGTCAGATTCCCAGGTTGTTTTAAATTGGGTAACTTCTTTACCTCACAAATGGAAAGTATTTGTATCTAATCGGGTGAGCCACATTCAGGAAATATTACCTCCAACCTCATGGAAATATGTCCCATCATCGGACAATCCAGCTGATTGTGGTTCCCGTGGTCTGTTTCCGGACCAGCTGTCCTCATTTAATCTATGGTGGAACGGCCCCACTTGGCTAATCTCTGATTCTTACTCTTGGCCATCTCAGATCATGTGTAATCTAAATGATCAAGAATTGATCAATGAACAAAAACCTATCGTAGTTAACTTAATAGAAAATTCTACAAACTTTATCGATAATATACTTACTAATATTTCATCTTTATCAAAGATTAAAAGAATTGTAGCTTATGTGCTGCGAtttatacttagaactagaaaacagAAGTCCTTATTCTCCGTTTCATTGTCTCAATTTGAGCTCCAAAAAGCTCTACACGTTCTTGTTAAACATGTTCAGCGTGAACATTTTTCTGAGATCTTTACTGCTATTCTCAAATCTAAAAAACTTCCAAAACCCATTCGTAAACTCGTTCCTTTTCTTGATCGGGATGGGTTGCTCAGGGTGGGTGGACGATTAAAACATTCTGAAGTGTCATACGAACAAAAACATCCGTTATTATTGCCGCGTGATTCTCGGTTGAGTGAATTAGTTATTGAAGATACTCACCGCGAGTTTTTGCATCCTGGACATCGTACTCTGCACGCACTTCTGGCTCAGCAGTTCTGGATTCTGTCACCGCGACGAGCCATTTCCGGATGTATGAAATGTGTTCGAGCTGATCCCAAGACGCAGATTCCATTGATGGCTAATCTTCCCAGTTACCGATTCTCTGAGCTGAAAGCCTTTTACGTATCTGGGGTGGACTTTGCCGGCCCAATATTTACTACAATGCATCGCTCTCGTGGCGTACGGTCTGTAAAGTCGTACATTTGA
- the LOC139431319 gene encoding uncharacterized protein, with amino-acid sequence MTSVCNKGKVKCYVQPCHTSQPSFDFDAIITPNICSDQPTYQDIQMAYEHLKNLNFQKEFKSNLKEVDLLLGAELVPQILTSGRIRGGPNDPVAVESVFGWLLMGRSSLSSSTPTSTCLSTIASSCSLDHTIQKFWEIESIPVKSVFTLEEEACEKHFRDNYTRTTGGRFIVSLPFKSNKPTLGDSYQTALKRFKSLENRLLKNPSLHDDYISFMSDYLSSGHMSLNTVNSPLPSATYYIPHHCVMRAESASTKLRVVFDASAISSNGKSLNDNLLIEAQNQPL; translated from the coding sequence ATGACTTCTGTATGCAACAAaggaaaagttaaatgttatGTTCAACCATGCCACACGTCACAACCgtcttttgattttgatgcCATAATTACACCCAACATATGCTCTGATCAACCCACTTATCAAGACATTCAAATGGCTTATGAACatctaaaaaacttaaattttcaaaaggaaTTTAAATCGAATCTTAAAGAAGTTGATTTACTTCTGGGTGCGGAATTAGTACCTCAAATCCTTACTAGTGGTCGTATACGAGGAGGTCCCAACGATCCAGTCGCAGTTGAATCCGTTTTCGGTTGGTTGCTTATGGGACGTTCTTCATTATCTTCATCGACACCAACATCAACTTGTTTGTCAACGATAGCTTCTTCATGTTCACTTGATCATACGATACAAAAGTTTTGGGAAATTGAGTCAATTCCCGTGAAATCTGTATTCACCCTGGAAGAAGAAGCCTGTGAAAAACATTTCCGAGATAATTATACACGTACGACTGGTGGTAGATTCATCGTTTCCTTACCCTTCAAGTCCAATAAACCTACACTGGGAGATTCCTATCAAACTGCTCTCAAAAGATTTAAATCCTTAGAAAACCGTTTGCTTAAAAATCCTTCTTTACATGACGATTACATATCCTTTATGTCTGATTATCTTTCCTCCGGTCACATGTCTTTAAATACCGTCAACTCACCTCTTCCCTCAGCCACATACTACATTCCTCATCATTGTGTAATGCGCGCAGAAAGCGCATCCACCAAACTTCGTGTCGTCTTCGACGCCTCGGCGATATCTTCGAATGGGAAATCGTTAAACGATAACTTACTGATCGAGGCACAGAACCAACCTTTGTAA
- the LOC139431320 gene encoding uncharacterized protein — protein sequence MLFSDQGTNFVGADNKLRELAAATGTSFGINWHFNPPGGPHFNGLSEAGVKSVKNHLTRVIGEQILTFEEMYTVLTQVEAVLNSRPLYPMSGDANDLQPLTPAHFLVLGPLNTELPEPNLTKRPLNRLDRWNLIQRMVQDFWGRWRDEYLHTLQQRHKWSENSPGINVGDLVVIKHDQKPPLQWTFGRVCDIHPGQDGLVRVVSVNTTNSVLVRPVSKICLLPKKNRDNCN from the coding sequence ATGTTATTTAGCGACCAAGGAACAAACTTTGTGGGAGCTGACAACAAACTTCGTGAATTGGCCGCAGCAACTGGTACCTCCTTTGGGATCAACTGGCACTTTAATCCTCCCGGAGGCCCCCATTTCAATGGATTATCTGAAGCGGGAGTAAAATCGGTGAAAAACCATCTCACAAGAGTTATCGGAGAGCAGATACTTACATTCGAAGAAATGTACACCGTCTTAACACAAGTGGAAGCAGTATTAAATTCAAGGCCGTTGTATCCGATGTCAGGTGATGCAAATGACTTACAACCCTTAACCCCCGCgcattttttagttttaggtcCACTTAATACCGAATTACCGGAACCTAACCTTACAAAACGACCGTTAAATCGTCTTGACCGTTGGAACCTAATCCAAAGGATGGTCCAAGATTTCTGGGGGCGCTGGCGTGACGAGTATTTGCACACACTACAACAGAGACACAAATGGTCGGAAAATTCTCCAGGAATTAACGTTGGAGACCTTGTTGTTATAAAACACGACCAAAAACCGCCACTTCAATGGACATTTGGGCGCGTATGCGACATCCACCCTGGCCAAGATGGACTCGTTCGCGTCGTATCTGTTAACACCACCAATAGCGTTTTGGTTCGACCTGTTTCAAAGATTTGTTTGTTACCAAAAAAGAATCGtgataattgtaattaa